CACATTGTTTCATATTTTCGCGacaaactttaaatattaaataattaattagtttaataaaacacatttttcttAAGAATTGCCTTCAAGCCATGACACAGTCATCGGTTGGTAAAGTCTGGTGAATACGGATGGAAAGTTTCCATCACCACAGCCGTGTGTGTAGGCTGTAATTCCCACCAGTACGTTGTTATGGACGAGAGGAGCCCCGATGTCACCGTGGCACAGTCCGCGCCCGCCGGTCTCCCAACCAGCGCACACCATGTCGGGAGATAAAAAGTTCATGCCGTAGACCATTTCACATCTGTCTTGGTTTATAGTCCTAAGTTCAACTGCGTTTAGTTGGAGCTCAGAAGTTGCctgaaaatatgttaaaaatgtaCAGACCAGTTACTAATAATGTgtagcatatttttttaatttatttttgaatacttttaggcatattttattactagctgacgccgcgcggtttcatacGCGTGATTCTCGTTCCCGTTCGAATACAGGGCTGATATATAGCCTAGAGcgttccttgataaatgggctatctatcactgaaagaatttttcaaatcggaccagtagttcctaaaattagcgagttcaatcaaacaaactcttcagctttataatattagtatagaattattgtacgattttttttaaattaactaatgaggattaaataaaatgaaaaacaaataatcatttaatactatccgtctgcaatttaactaggcaacctactcgtatatgtgcaatgtgttaatgtgaatattttctatcatttatttctcatccgaaacaaataactattgaaggtatttatattaggtatacttCTTATGCCGTATCTCGTActatagtatttttcaaatagcatgagtacggtgaAAATTCGTGTCTTTTTAATGTCATTGTAGTGTTTGTATCTAGCAAATAGATACCTTTATTCACTGTCTCATATATACTCGGAGTGGAGAGGTAAAGGGCCACTCTGTCATTGTCGTTAGTGGAGATTGGACGTCCGGTGCAGGCCATAATAGTGTAGTGATGAAGcagtgacttactgctattacagtaaggatcCCTACAGTCATACTTACGGTCGTGCTACTCAGTCCGATAGCCACAACATTCTCATGATCTGGCAAAGTGTAATCAAGCGGGGCGAGCGGTATAGGCCGGACATAAGttccaaaatatattattgtggTCACTCTCAATATGCCAAGACTGTGTGCTTGGTTCCATGAGTTATATGAAGAATGCTGAATAAGTTGCGCTATAGAGTGCAGGCTGCCAATATTGGTCGCGTTGACGTAACCGACTTGTGCGAGGAATAGAAGAACTTGATTATTCGGggcactgtaaaaaaaaatagtcagtttgtataataatatctcTTACCTATAGTATAATATCTTTGGTATGTTTGTCAACGCCAGAAGTACCAGAATTAGCGAAAATTGCAGAATATTTGAACATTTGACCATGTTTTCAGAAatcaaaaaacataaaattcaaaaacttttaaacggctgTACTGTTCCAAATACTAAGTTCTTGGCCCCAGAAAACGTTTGGTGTAAATTTTGTCGAAAtccatttgtttatttatctttattaataattcattaaacCTACATATTAGTAAAGATGAACGAATAAACCAATTAGATAAAAGAGATttagtttgtggtgttgtagggatGGATGtatactaaatcgattttgaaaattattttaccaatagaaacccacgttgtttgtgagtacCATAGaccatattttgtttaaatttactCACTGGATCGGCTAGTCGGCTAGTAATATTACATCGTTGtagaaaatttttgaaaagtttttatttttaatttttccataaTCTTTAACAGATCGCAACGAACACATCTACGAAGACCTTGTAAAACGTCTTTACTTACCTCCAACATACCCGACCTGTCAAAATTGATCTGTTATTTATAATGGCACCGACGCAAACTGGACGGTAGTTCACATGGTCACTTGCATACAGAATTTTAGCAATATAGGGGTATTCGGAGGCAGTGGCTACAGTACCTCCAACTATCCTCCCCTGGTTGATATCTGGTAACGCTAAAACAACACGAAACAAGATAAATAATCTCACGCGTATAAAATGGTTGGTCTAGTAGTCAAATAAAACTATTGTTAATATGCTGTAAGATGGAGAAGACATTTAACCAAAAATTTTATATCTTGTACTTTGACTTAAGATAGAATTTCCATTTGATATTGTTTCCATCTCTAATTGTGATTGTGAATACAGTTTAAGGCACTGTgaccgagaggtcgtggttcgatccccgtcctatggactattgtcgtctattccgactacttggaggggaatggtaatATTAGTCCAAAAGATATGGccaatattgtttaaaaaaagaaataaacatgtcttatctattatttataaacatgatataaattatgccataaaataacgcaataagtaattaaaataatagataCCACAATACTTACCAGCAGTGCTTGTTAGGCAAATAGCCAATAGCAAGGGAACTTTactcattatgtacctacatctaAATCACAGTAAAGTAATGAAAACAGCGAGTCCCGATTTACTCcatttatataatgtaattgTTTCAAAAATATCTGATGTGATcagataatgataaaatattacaCACAGTAAATTAATAGATTGAAAGCCTGTGATAACTTGTTCCTtgtgaattttataaaagctgaaacttTGTCAGGTTCTAGCATGCGTAACCAAATACCCCCCAGGGTAATGGTAGCTATGGAAATTGGACCGTGGTCCAAACCCTTGGACAGTTGAGGGTCTGGAGCCTTAAAACTTGACATCTTCCAAAAgcaaccgaagcctcccataGGTAAGAACGTTAAAAATCAAACTTGAagctaaaaataaagaaaatctggGTCACACAGATCAGgatcataatatttaattattatttttcttatttactcGCGTCACTAACACTCCCACAAACTATTGCTGCAGGCAAATTCGGAGATCATCATGAACAGGAAGACAAATGTaacaaatggaaaaaaaattgtgtcatTTTATCGCTCTCGTACTTATTGGTATCTTAAATGTCAGTAATTTGCAGGCAGTCACTGGTTTCAGACAATTCAGAACCTGGTGTTTCGAAGTCCCTATTGAAGATAAATGTACGTATAAGTATTTTGTTGCTCAAGTCATAATTTTTAATCAGATTTTATCGCTCAATCTTACATAGGTATAACACGATTATCTAAAGTgtaattgataaaaataaagcgTCAATAGGAAGAACCGGAAAAAGAGTAGGTTATTGTCATTATCAGATATAAACAACGCTATTTTTTTAAGCACTTCGCACACTAGCTGGCCACAGCTACGACTATTACGACCAGGTTATCTGAATAAACTATAAGAAAGCGTGCACTTGGCCCCACTGGCCAACGAGCCGCATACCAGGCTGGCACGACTATTCGTTGCGACCAAGCTATTACGTATAGTTAGTTATGGGTACTCGCGCACTAGTTCCATCTTGTATTGCGTGGGTAGAATAACAGCAGTCCTTCACGAACGGTTGTGATCTTGGTCGCAAATTCTGGCCGCAGCCAAACCGAGTAGATTTTGCAAACAACTTGTGATCGCAAAAGCTACAGTTAACGGTACGGTAAGTAATCATTTATTAGCGAATCACCacagataaatataattgttagTCTGACCTTCTTTCTGAGCATATTTATCTTAATTTGTTACTCACGTTATTGCCTATTTAATACCTAAGGTATTATTGGATCTCCGCAAGGGAGGAGCTCCATTTTATTAGATAATTCAATACAATATTAAGGTTACATTCAAGCAGACACAACGGActctataattataaagttacTGTACTTTACCAATTTTACAAGCATAATATAAAGTTAGGTATACTATTCAAATTAACTAGAATAAGTTTTTTATTGTACCTGCTACTACATAAGTCAGTCTCAAGCAGCAAATGCTACTCACGCACTAAATGGGTTTTAATTTAAACGAATCTAAATAGactgtttataatttatatatttaaaacttaagtaggtatgtacattAGATTAGTTTCTGGACAGACTGGACTGCCAGTTaggaacataataaaaataaataaaatatcttaagCATTGTTTTGAATCCAGGTAGCATATCTGGATACTCTAATGTAGACGGATGGGTAGTTTCCATCTCCGCAACCGAATGTGTAGGCTGTCACGCCCACCAGTATGTTGTTATGGATGAGAGGTGATCCGATGTCACCGAGACAAGATCCACGACCGCCGGTCTCCCAGCCAGAGCACAGATGATTGAGTGTCACAAAGTTGATGCCGTAAGCCTCTTGACATCTGGCTTGGTTTATTGTCCTGATTTGAACTGCGCGTAGTTGCTCAGAGTTTTGTGATGTTGCctggaaatatttatttaaaacttataacagACGTTAAAGGAGGCAGCGGTTCAGCAAAGAGAGCGGGCGCCACCCGCTACGCAGAAGAAGAATCGATGGTAGAAGGCGAAGTTATGCGCATCTTCTCCCACCCCTGTAGACACCAGTGAGTAGAACGACGAGCGCGTCGGGATGTAAAAGGGCCTGCATCTCGCGATCCTTTTACATCCCAATAGGACGCAGGGGGccccgctgggttttagtgggtattctggtttgcagcgagtcccacatacccggtCGCAGACTGCACAACTCTGCTTGTGCAGCCTCCGCACAGGATGCGTAAACGCATTTCCCAGAAATGTCCTAGATATCTACtacaacttaatatttttttttcttaaaaatgaaaacaattttaaaagtcATACTTACAGTGGTACGACCCCATCCGATAGCCCGAACGGGCTGCGAATCCGCCAAAACGTAATTAGACGTGGCAATCTGTATAGGTCGAACATTGGTTCCAAAATTTATTATAGAGCTCACTCTCAGTATACCAATATTGTTATCTTGGTTCCATGCGTCATAGTTTGTGTGGGCAATAAGTCGAGATATAACGTGAAGGCTGCCACCAGCGGTCGCGTTGACTGAGCCCACTCGAGCACGCATCTGGTTTACGTGATTGTTCGGGCTACTgcaaaataacaatatattagCCCATTTTTAACCTGTTATCGTCTTATACATTGATATATATCGtgatcgtgatagcccagtggatatgacctctgcctccgattccggatacctctaacttttcagttgtgtgtgatttaagaaatgaaatatcacgtgtcaaatcatcatgaggaaacctgcataccattgaattttcttaattctctgcgtgtgaagtctgtcaatccgcattggaccagcgtggtggactattggcctaacccctctcattctgagatgagactcgagctcagctgtgagccgaatataagttgataacgAACATTGATAAACGCAGGCTGCACGCACGAAATAATTTCCCGTTCCGCCTATGTacagtaaagtaaaaaataccAAGAGTTAGGTctcttaatgattttaaacgaaattaaattttttttttggtcgcTGTGATCAGTCCATATACTATATTGTAAGCGTGTGAGTGACTTTGGGGCGGTTTCTGACAGAAGAGTCATAGCTCTGCCGTCAACTACtattatttagttttctttatttctaaacCTCTCTTGTAAAAgagtaaacaaaataacaaataattatttcaatttggtAACTGCGGAACCCTACAATGCACGTGGTCTGACGTGCACttctatttatatctatacaataaagaggtaaagtttgcggtGTTAGAGGGTAATcactgaatctactgaaccgatttttaaaaatttttcaccactataaagccacgttatttcctcgtattcttacggaaacagaaactatgcggatgaaactgcggggcgtcagctagtagattaTATAAGCACTTACTTCCAACATGACAAACACGTCAATATTGatctgttatttaaaatagCACCGCCGCAGACTGGAAGGAAGTTCACATTGTTGCTTGCATATAACACTACAGCTGAATAGGGGTATTCAGAGGTAGTGGCTACAGCACCTCCAATTATCCTTTCCTGGTAAAACTCTGGTATGGCTGAAACAacccaataaatattttcacttaaatgaaaaaagtcTGTCTATGCCTCATTGGTCCATTGGTTAGCCTATTTGGTTTCAGATAACGACGGTCAAATCTGGGGTTGACAACAAGGTATTGAGTATTTGGTTTTTTGAAGCAATTACTTAAACTTCTTCCTGATTGAGTGATTTTAAGagagtttaacattatcatcgtAAGTCTGCCAGCCCGTATTGGGACAGCGTGGCGACTCTAAGTTATATACCCCTTTTCAGTACCTGGCCCTGTGAAATGAAAGtaagcttttgacggcctccatggcgcagtggtttgcgcggtggatttacaaaacggaggtcctgggttcgatccccggctgggcagattgagattttcttaatttgtccaggtctggctggttcggccgtggctaccggcaaagacgtaccgccaagcgatttagcgttccagtacgatgccgtgtagaaaccgaaaggggtgtggatttcatcctcctcctaacaagttagcccgctttcaccttagactgcttcatcacttgccatcaggtgagattgtagtcaagggctaacttgtaaagaataaaaaaaagctcttGAAATAGCCTACTATTAATGTATAACTTGTAGAAAAGCAAAAATGTACTTACCAGTACCAAGACTGCTTGTTAGGCAGAGAGCCAACAGTAAGGGAACTTTGCTTATTATGTACATCACCTTCATCATGATATCAGTTAATATCACACCAAGTATCAATTTACTCCTTTTATATATCCCTTAAAAAGTCTTATTTTTATTGTCAGATTAGATaacgataaaaaatattgagatcaataaaataatattcttggTATTGCACCAACAGGTACTAAAACAAAGACCTGGCTTAAAAATTGCATTCAAATTATATCTATGATATTGTTTATGTAGGTAATGACCCAGGTAGGTAGGTGACCCCAGGGCCTGTACCCATGTGGCATGTCTCTTTCTACAAAAgctaacgctacgaaaactaacaaaatgtatggaatgcAAGGTGGGCCAATAGATGTGTCCAGAAGTTTAGATATTGATTCTTATATCATTGGTCTAAACCTACAATAGACTATTTGCGCCAATTTCAAAGTGTTTTTCTAAAATGACTAACTccagtaaaattataatcattTGTCATGATTTTAATCAGAAATTATTCGTCACTTTTTCGTAAAAGTACCAACTAAAATGTTATACTTAAGCAAAACAGATAATAAtagacattttattatatattatgactaACTTGTACAATTTAGATATATGGGAAGAACCGTTAAAGAAGGGTCATAAACTACTTTATTCAGATAATATTACTGCgaactatattatatattaacgaacaacaaattttaagaactaaattacttatttattttagtattaccTCCTagaattattcatattattgttaaaataatcaGAATCAGCTACGGAGGAAGTCAATTCATGGATAAATAATacgatgaaaaaataaaaataagtaaaatttattacaatcataaaatatttaaaacgaacATGACTAGAATTTTCAACGGTAACACGTAGCTGGATCACCAAACAGGCATGCATAGGCCACAACAACCTCCACACACGGCTACTCCAGGGTAGCTGCAGCGCTTGGCAGAGCACACCCCAGGTTCCGTGCAGCAGTAGCATGGGCAAGGCTTGCAGCGGTTGGGCCTGCAGCATGGAATCGCCACAGAGTCGCAGATCCTATCCGGTGGTGGTACGGGATTTCCAGGCtgtaatcaaaatcaaacaagAATTTGGTTGAGAATTTGATTTGATCCTTAATACCTTACTCATctcattctttattttaattaattataatgagtTGGgatctcagactaaatacataaggactagtatggcacccaaattcacgaacaaaattttctgccattttctaaggaaaactagcttagatttcatacatattttatactaaactagcagtttttgttcgttttttacaccatataacttcacaaaaaggtatttttacggaggtttttaaccgacggacacgattgtacactatgaaacatcgattcttttgagacaatgtttataatcgcataagatcgttgatcatatacgttgacagaaaaataatgtcttgcgaggcaggtatttatctaattagtctgaggttggGATagtattctgtatttttttcggTAGATGGGCATAGTCTCGTAAAGTAGGTATCCATCAAACTCAGAATACAAAAAACACCAGAAACCACGTTTAGCCGTCATTTTATGGATAAACGGATGTTTCTAAAAATTGCTCGTCACACAACACGGCATAAACAGAGCGACTAATCGAGAAATTACACCataaaaagagtaatttcaacggCTTGCAAACGGCAATTTCAGATTCTCTTCTGAATGTACcacacaaaatagaaaaataatttgtttagtgTCAAATTGACAACGAGCCTTAAATACTTACGTCATGTAAATGACGTAAAATGTGCAATTCAGGGATATATTTTAATTCGAATTGAAGTGCTTTAATCTTGTGTGAATTGAATGACTTAGTCATGCAATTTTGGCTTATAGATATAGACACAATAACTCATTTAATATGACATACTTAGTTTTATCCAAAAGATAAGCTGTTCCGTTTTTATATGGGTCGTTATCATTTCCGTTCCGATAATAACAGTAATACAGTGTTTTGCCCATTTTCTTAAACAGTTATTAAAACCCTTATCTACTAAAACGATTGGGCGGATGTTTGCTTGGCGGAACAGCTTCGCCGGAAGATGTAGCCACAGCCTATGCCTATTACCAGACCAGAACTGAAcccatttagaaaatataaaaatcctgAACTAACGccaactgggaatcgaacccaggacttgtgTTGATCAACTGCGCTACAAAggacatataaaatatttcccTCATTACCTTATCACATGGCGGGCATGGAGGCAAGCAAGGCAGGATTGGCGGTGCCGGACAGGGCGCTGGACAAGGCCTGACGGGCGCAGGACATGGGGAACAGCCGCCGCCCGGACACACCGAGCATGGCCTTAAATCGTTCCCCGAAGCTATGCACGGCTTCGTCGAATACGGATAGCAGGCCCCGCATGG
This DNA window, taken from Bicyclus anynana chromosome 1, ilBicAnyn1.1, whole genome shotgun sequence, encodes the following:
- the LOC112052693 gene encoding small proline-rich protein 2H-like; the protein is MSAPFYSYDPCVCTGMPCGACYPYSTKPCIASGNDLRPCSVCPGGGCSPCPAPVRPCPAPCPAPPILPCLPPCPPCDKPGNPVPPPDRICDSVAIPCCRPNRCKPCPCYCCTEPGVCSAKRCSYPGVAVCGGCCGLCMPVW